The following are from one region of the Methanomassiliicoccales archaeon LGM-DZ1 genome:
- a CDS encoding prefoldin subunit beta: MNGISPQLQNQITQFQQVQQQLQTVLSQKSQMEAQQKELQRTVEELEKSKGDVYRNVGVLLIKVDDKEALKAELEESLETVGIRIRGLEKQEKDLRAKYEMLQSNINNAMGASARAAPRAAAAKRSDDEEEDD, encoded by the coding sequence AGCTGCAGAATCAGATCACCCAGTTCCAGCAGGTGCAGCAGCAGCTCCAGACGGTTCTCTCCCAGAAGAGCCAGATGGAGGCTCAGCAGAAGGAGCTCCAGAGGACCGTCGAGGAACTGGAGAAATCCAAGGGCGACGTCTACCGCAATGTCGGCGTCCTCCTCATCAAGGTGGATGACAAAGAGGCCCTCAAGGCCGAGCTCGAGGAGTCCCTCGAGACCGTCGGGATACGCATCCGCGGCCTCGAGAAGCAGGAGAAGGACCTCCGCGCCAAATACGAGATGCTCCAGAGCAACATCAACAACGCCATGGGCGCTTCCGCCCGTGCCGCTCCCCGCGCCGCCGCGGCCAAGCGCTCCGACGACGAGGAAGAGGACGACTGA
- a CDS encoding ABC transporter ATP-binding protein yields MTDALVLRDVCKAYGDREAVKGISFSVGEGEIFGLIGPNGAGKTTTLRMICTLLGITSGTISVCGHDVSSEGDAVRRIISYLPEDSGAYKDLTGRQYIRFMAGFFASGAEFDGMVARGIETAGLGPRIDSKVSTYSKGMTRRLLIARAMMPSPRLAVMDEITSGLDVLNAYDIRESVKRIAENGTTVLISSHNMFEVESLCHRVAMINKGRIVELGTPRELMDKYGAKNLEEVFVRAVRG; encoded by the coding sequence ATGACCGATGCTTTGGTCCTCCGGGACGTATGCAAGGCCTACGGGGACCGCGAAGCGGTCAAGGGTATCAGCTTCAGTGTCGGCGAGGGCGAGATATTCGGCCTCATCGGACCGAACGGCGCCGGGAAGACCACGACGCTCAGGATGATCTGCACCCTGCTCGGGATCACCTCCGGCACCATCAGCGTCTGCGGCCATGACGTCTCATCCGAAGGCGATGCGGTCCGCAGGATAATCAGCTACCTCCCCGAGGACTCCGGGGCCTACAAGGACCTGACCGGGAGGCAGTACATCCGCTTCATGGCGGGCTTCTTCGCCTCCGGCGCGGAATTCGACGGCATGGTCGCGCGCGGCATCGAGACGGCCGGCCTCGGCCCCAGGATCGACTCCAAAGTGAGCACTTACAGCAAAGGGATGACGCGCAGGCTTCTCATCGCGAGGGCCATGATGCCCTCGCCGCGCCTGGCGGTGATGGACGAGATAACCTCGGGGCTGGACGTCCTCAACGCCTATGACATCCGCGAATCGGTCAAGCGCATCGCGGAGAACGGGACGACCGTCCTGATCTCGAGCCACAACATGTTCGAGGTCGAGAGCCTGTGCCACAGGGTGGCGATGATAAACAAAGGCAGGATCGTCGAGCTCGGGACACCCCGGGAGCTCATGGACAAATACGGCGCCAAGAACCTCGAGGAGGTCTTCGTCAGGGCGGTGAGAGGATGA